A stretch of the Acidobacteriota bacterium genome encodes the following:
- a CDS encoding glycerol-3-phosphate dehydrogenase/oxidase has product MNRSEMLSRVTQRSTAWDMLIIGGGATGVGCAVDAASRGYEVLLLEQADFGKGTSSRSTKLVHGGVRYLEQGNISLVMEALKERGILRQNAPHLVHDLAFVVPNYEWWEAPFYGLGLKLYNLLSGKYGFGSSEILSKEETLERLPTINTEGLRGGVVYFDGQFDDSRLLINLVTTASEQGATLINYTAVTSLTKDEEGFVNGATFTDMESGEEFRVEAKVVINATGAFCDSIRQMATADAKPMIAPSQGVHLVFDHSFLPGHSAIMVPHTDDGRVMFAIPWHNHTLVGTTDTPISEPSLEPHPFDEEIEFILSTARKYLHKKPSREDVLSVFVGIRPLVKAANAQNTAALSRDHTILIEQSGLLSVAGGKWTTYRRMAEDCVNQAAMLAKLPDKPCITERLNIHGYHRNPEKFTAFAVYGSDAIAILDSIRSDPSRGQPLHTALPYTLAEIIWAVRREMARTVEDVLARRTRALFLNARAAIEMAPRVAEILANELGLDQHWQQQQIESFNQLAKGYLIE; this is encoded by the coding sequence ATGAATCGTTCGGAAATGCTCAGTCGCGTCACCCAACGCAGCACTGCCTGGGATATGTTGATTATCGGCGGCGGCGCAACCGGCGTCGGTTGTGCGGTCGATGCCGCTTCGCGCGGCTATGAAGTGTTGTTGCTTGAACAAGCGGATTTCGGCAAAGGCACATCCAGCCGCAGCACCAAACTGGTTCACGGCGGTGTGCGTTACCTTGAACAAGGCAACATCTCACTGGTGATGGAAGCCTTGAAAGAGCGCGGGATTCTCAGACAAAACGCGCCGCATCTGGTTCACGACCTGGCTTTCGTGGTTCCCAATTACGAATGGTGGGAAGCGCCGTTTTATGGGCTGGGTTTGAAACTCTACAATCTGCTTTCGGGAAAATACGGTTTCGGTTCATCGGAAATTTTATCCAAAGAAGAGACCCTTGAACGTTTGCCAACCATCAACACCGAAGGCTTGCGCGGCGGCGTAGTCTATTTTGACGGGCAGTTCGATGATTCGCGTCTGCTCATCAATTTAGTCACTACCGCATCCGAACAGGGCGCGACCCTCATCAATTACACGGCGGTGACCAGCCTGACGAAAGACGAAGAAGGCTTCGTTAATGGCGCGACCTTTACCGATATGGAAAGCGGCGAAGAGTTTCGCGTCGAAGCTAAAGTCGTCATCAATGCCACCGGCGCATTTTGCGATTCGATTCGGCAGATGGCGACCGCCGATGCCAAGCCAATGATTGCCCCAAGTCAAGGTGTGCATCTGGTTTTCGATCATTCGTTTTTGCCTGGTCATAGCGCCATTATGGTTCCGCACACCGATGATGGGCGCGTGATGTTCGCCATTCCCTGGCATAATCACACTCTGGTCGGCACCACCGATACGCCGATTAGCGAACCCTCGCTTGAACCGCATCCGTTTGATGAAGAGATTGAATTCATCCTTTCGACAGCAAGAAAGTATCTTCATAAAAAACCTTCGCGTGAAGATGTCTTGAGTGTCTTTGTCGGCATTCGCCCGCTCGTGAAAGCTGCGAATGCGCAAAACACTGCGGCGCTTTCACGCGACCACACCATTTTAATCGAACAATCGGGGTTGCTGAGCGTCGCCGGGGGCAAATGGACAACCTATCGGCGGATGGCTGAAGATTGTGTCAATCAGGCGGCGATGCTTGCGAAGTTACCTGATAAACCGTGCATCACTGAACGCTTGAACATCCACGGCTATCACCGAAATCCTGAAAAATTCACAGCATTTGCGGTCTATGGTTCGGATGCCATAGCCATACTTGATTCGATTCGTTCAGACCCAAGTCGCGGTCAACCTTTGCATACGGCGTTGCCTTACACGCTGGCGGAAATTATCTGGGCGGTGCGACGCGAGATGGCGCGCACCGTCGAGGATGTTTTAGCGCGTCGTACACGGGCGCTGTTTTTGAATGCGCGTGCGGCAATCGAGATGGCTCCGCGCGTGGCGGAAATTCTGGCAAACGAACTTGGTCTCGATCAACATTGGCAGCAACAGCAAATTGAATCGTTTAACCAACTCGCGAAAGGCTATTTGATTGAATGA
- the argS gene encoding arginine--tRNA ligase, producing the protein MMIQEVVRAKLADAIKNLFEIELTDFSTEVPPRTELGDLAFPVAFELAKRLKAATGQKQNPRDIATKLADELRGISGIARVDVAGAGYLNLYFDRAQYLLEASRIDEPARPQLGGKLIVEHTSVNPNKAAHIGHMRNAILGDTVVRIFRAAGEQVEVQNYIDNTGVQVADVVVGFKYLENKTLDEIKAIEPGLGEPYTSGSKDMFDFYCWDLYSKVGQFYEEDKSRLELRANTLHEIEAGEGEIYEMADYIAMRILRCHLATMYRLGIEYDVMPRESDVLHLHIWDKAFQLLKERGAIEFATEGKLAGCWVMRSVDEAKESDEESEHEADKVIVRSNGTVTYTGKDIAYHLWKLGQLGLEFGYKKFDTYPDGHTVWITTSKAEENDSSHPSFGNGAAYFNVIDVGQSYPQHYVKLGVKAIVHDERVERSAHLGYEKVALSPAAAKQLGYQLTEEEEKRTVIGMSGRKGLGVKVDDLIDQLEASALSEVTSRHADLSEAKKRAIAHIIAVGALRYFLLKFLRNSVISFDFKEALAMTGETGVYVQNAVVRANSIFRKLEETGIDTQKEEVHERMPEVLAQEDDLWSLIYFALRLDDVIRSSVNALEPAHVAKWAFQLAQKFNGFYDNDKNRIIAEKDEARRDLLVIITGVVRRQLTAALDVLGIQVPERM; encoded by the coding sequence ATGATGATTCAGGAAGTCGTGCGAGCGAAACTTGCCGACGCGATTAAAAATCTTTTTGAAATTGAACTGACAGACTTTTCAACCGAAGTGCCGCCGCGCACCGAACTCGGCGACCTCGCTTTTCCAGTGGCTTTTGAACTCGCGAAACGTTTGAAAGCCGCGACCGGTCAAAAACAGAATCCCCGCGATATTGCGACAAAACTCGCCGATGAACTTCGCGGCATTTCGGGCATCGCTCGTGTTGATGTAGCGGGCGCGGGATATTTGAATCTCTATTTCGACCGCGCGCAGTATTTGCTCGAAGCTTCAAGAATTGATGAACCCGCAAGACCACAACTCGGCGGCAAACTTATCGTCGAACATACCTCCGTCAACCCTAACAAAGCGGCGCACATCGGGCATATGCGCAACGCCATTTTAGGCGATACAGTGGTGCGCATCTTTCGCGCTGCCGGTGAGCAGGTCGAAGTGCAGAATTACATTGATAACACCGGCGTTCAGGTCGCCGACGTGGTTGTCGGATTTAAGTACCTCGAAAACAAAACCCTCGATGAAATCAAAGCGATTGAACCGGGATTGGGCGAGCCTTATACATCGGGCAGTAAAGATATGTTCGATTTTTACTGTTGGGATTTGTATTCCAAGGTCGGGCAGTTTTATGAAGAGGACAAATCGCGGCTCGAACTTCGCGCCAACACGTTACACGAAATCGAAGCCGGCGAAGGTGAGATTTATGAGATGGCTGATTACATCGCCATGCGCATTTTGCGTTGTCACTTGGCGACGATGTATCGTCTGGGAATCGAATACGACGTGATGCCGCGCGAATCGGATGTCCTGCATCTGCACATCTGGGATAAGGCGTTTCAACTGTTGAAAGAACGCGGCGCAATTGAATTTGCAACCGAAGGCAAACTGGCAGGCTGCTGGGTGATGCGTTCTGTGGATGAAGCGAAAGAATCGGACGAAGAGAGCGAACACGAAGCCGATAAAGTCATTGTCCGTTCAAATGGAACGGTGACTTATACAGGTAAAGACATCGCTTATCATCTGTGGAAACTCGGACAACTCGGATTGGAATTCGGTTATAAAAAATTCGACACCTACCCGGATGGTCATACGGTTTGGATTACCACTTCAAAAGCTGAAGAAAATGATTCGTCGCATCCGTCGTTTGGTAATGGCGCGGCGTATTTCAATGTCATCGACGTCGGGCAATCTTATCCGCAGCATTATGTCAAACTCGGCGTCAAAGCCATCGTGCATGATGAGCGCGTTGAACGCAGCGCCCATCTCGGTTATGAAAAAGTGGCGCTGTCGCCTGCCGCCGCCAAACAACTCGGCTATCAACTCACGGAAGAAGAAGAAAAGCGCACGGTGATTGGCATGTCGGGGCGTAAAGGTTTAGGGGTCAAAGTTGATGATTTGATTGACCAGCTCGAAGCCTCTGCGCTCTCGGAAGTAACCAGTCGCCATGCGGATTTGAGCGAAGCGAAAAAAAGAGCGATTGCTCATATCATTGCAGTCGGCGCTTTGCGCTATTTTTTATTGAAATTCCTCAGAAATTCAGTGATTTCATTCGATTTTAAAGAAGCGTTGGCAATGACCGGTGAAACCGGCGTTTATGTGCAAAACGCGGTTGTTCGCGCCAATTCGATTTTTAGAAAGCTCGAAGAAACCGGCATTGATACGCAAAAAGAGGAAGTGCATGAGCGTATGCCCGAGGTGTTGGCGCAGGAAGATGATTTGTGGTCATTGATCTATTTTGCCTTGCGCTTGGATGACGTAATTCGCAGTTCGGTAAACGCGCTTGAACCGGCGCATGTTGCAAAATGGGCATTTCAACTGGCGCAAAAGTTCAATGGTTTTTACGACAACGATAAAAATCGCATCATCGCTGAAAAGGACGAAGCGCGACGCGATTTGCTCGTGATAATTACCGGCGTCGTGCGTCGCCAGTTGACGGCGGCGTTGGATGTGTTAGGTATTCAAGTGCCTGAGCGGATGTAG
- a CDS encoding GxxExxY protein, which translates to MTQDLQHRDLTDKILKAFYKVYNALGYGFLETVYEKSLLLELRNSGLRAERQQPIKVYYAGNLVGDYYADLIVEGVIIIEVKIADAICEAHIAQLRNYLRATEIEIGLLLNFGPEPKFVRKYFSNENKNLSEKIRDYPPHPPHPLGNQH; encoded by the coding sequence ATGACGCAGGATTTACAACACCGAGATTTGACCGACAAGATTCTCAAGGCATTCTACAAAGTGTATAACGCGCTCGGTTATGGATTCCTTGAAACAGTTTACGAGAAATCGCTGTTGCTGGAGTTGAGAAATTCGGGGTTGCGAGCCGAAAGGCAACAACCCATCAAAGTTTATTATGCCGGAAATCTGGTTGGCGATTATTATGCTGACTTGATTGTTGAAGGAGTAATCATCATCGAAGTGAAAATCGCCGATGCCATCTGCGAAGCACATATCGCGCAACTGAGAAATTATTTGCGGGCGACGGAAATCGAAATCGGCTTGCTGTTAAATTTCGGACCCGAACCAAAATTCGTGCGGAAATATTTTTCAAACGAGAATAAAAATCTTTCTGAAAAAATCCGCGACTATCCGCCGCATCCGCCGCATCCGCTGGGAAACCAACATTGA
- a CDS encoding carboxypeptidase-like regulatory domain-containing protein: MSKSKIQTFAAFSLMLLIVGLGYGQTKTGRVEGTVFDPNGAVIPGAKVTFENAQFSQVTFTNEAGHYEIELPEDVYTLKILANGFLPLEIILIRVEVGKNNIENLILKLEPRSYMHPPITGEHQDIIPSERIIIPRIEKSGDLVNVADIKGRKSNREDTKIKKRKPKGH, encoded by the coding sequence ATGAGTAAAAGTAAAATCCAGACATTTGCAGCATTCTCGCTGATGTTACTGATTGTCGGTTTGGGATATGGGCAAACAAAAACCGGTCGCGTAGAGGGAACAGTGTTTGATCCAAACGGCGCAGTAATTCCAGGAGCCAAAGTTACTTTTGAAAATGCTCAATTCAGCCAGGTGACTTTTACTAATGAAGCAGGTCACTATGAGATTGAGTTGCCTGAAGATGTTTATACGTTAAAGATACTAGCCAATGGCTTTCTCCCACTTGAGATAATTTTGATTCGCGTTGAGGTTGGTAAAAATAATATCGAAAATTTGATACTAAAACTTGAACCGAGATCTTATATGCATCCACCCATAACAGGAGAACATCAAGATATTATTCCTTCCGAAAGGATAATCATTCCACGCATCGAAAAAAGTGGAGATTTAGTTAATGTTGCTGACATAAAAGGTCGGAAATCAAACAGAGAAGATACGAAAATTAAAAAGCGAAAACCGAAAGGACATTGA
- the aroF gene encoding 3-deoxy-7-phosphoheptulonate synthase translates to MLIVMKPEATNEDVARVCEVITQLGFVAHPMPGESRTAIGITGNAGAIDSTHFEDLPQVAEAIRVTKPYKLVSRDLKHDDTIIQVGDVEIGRGEPAIIAGPCAVETLEQTMEIAEIVASTGVKLFRGGAFKPRTSPYSFQGHGLEGLKILAAARDEFGLKIVTEVLDTETADLVEEYADVLQIGARNMQNFSLLRRLGKARKPVMLKRGMSATLEEFLLAAEYIMAEGNYNVMMCERGVRTFADHTRNTLDLSVVPAVQNRSHLPIIVDPSHGTGKRHKVIPMARAAVACGADGIMVEVHNHPERALSDGPQALLPEMFKELVADVKAIYRVIAEKETAMV, encoded by the coding sequence ATGTTAATCGTCATGAAACCGGAAGCCACTAACGAAGATGTGGCGAGAGTTTGTGAAGTCATTACCCAACTTGGATTTGTAGCGCATCCGATGCCCGGCGAATCGCGCACCGCCATCGGCATCACCGGCAACGCGGGCGCGATTGATTCAACTCACTTTGAAGATTTGCCGCAGGTCGCGGAAGCCATTCGCGTCACCAAACCTTACAAACTGGTCAGCCGTGACCTCAAACACGATGACACCATTATTCAAGTCGGCGATGTGGAAATCGGTCGCGGCGAACCGGCAATCATTGCTGGACCCTGCGCCGTTGAAACGCTGGAACAAACGATGGAGATTGCTGAAATCGTTGCCTCAACCGGCGTCAAACTCTTTCGCGGCGGCGCATTCAAACCGCGCACTTCGCCCTATTCATTTCAAGGTCACGGACTCGAAGGGTTAAAAATTTTAGCTGCCGCGCGCGACGAGTTCGGACTGAAAATCGTCACCGAAGTTTTAGACACCGAGACCGCAGACCTGGTCGAAGAGTACGCCGATGTTTTACAAATCGGCGCACGCAATATGCAGAATTTTTCTCTGCTTCGCCGGCTTGGCAAAGCCAGAAAGCCGGTGATGCTCAAACGCGGAATGTCGGCGACGCTTGAAGAATTTTTACTCGCCGCCGAATACATCATGGCTGAAGGCAATTACAACGTGATGATGTGTGAGCGCGGGGTGCGCACCTTTGCCGACCACACGCGCAACACGCTGGATTTATCGGTAGTTCCGGCGGTACAGAATCGTTCGCATCTGCCGATTATCGTTGACCCTTCGCACGGCACCGGCAAACGCCACAAAGTGATTCCGATGGCGCGCGCCGCAGTGGCGTGTGGCGCGGATGGCATTATGGTTGAAGTTCACAATCACCCGGAACGCGCGCTTTCTGATGGGCCACAGGCGCTACTTCCTGAAATGTTTAAAGAACTGGTCGCTGATGTGAAAGCGATTTATCGGGTGATTGCCGAAAAAGAGACGGCAATGGTGTAA
- a CDS encoding SUMF1/EgtB/PvdO family nonheme iron enzyme: MSRIDKYLIIEEIGRGGMGAVYKALHPQFKKLIAIKEVRADLANDPEIRRRFEQEIELLAQLPTHPNIVTVRDALVWESKLYIIMDYIEGRTLGDVIKEGAVTADRAATLLEQILSGLEAIHSRGIVHRDLKSGNILLDKEGNAYITDFGIAEYAHRQSSGAVMATPRYAAPELLDPSLKGTDQQIDIYATGMLAYEMILGEQGFRRAFPEVYDGNKGNEAEKWLRWHKNRALSARNLSDINPAIPYPLARIVARMMTKDVNHRYKDASEIRRDLNNFLAKRATQVLPKEGMQNAFVPDTQYTIPISVSGISNSTAPNVQEPQTPNSFIPNTSVTPGLQTSPTPDVAITGVTPTKNYLWLGIAAGSGLALIALLVGVYLIFFAGSTTLIIQNAPPESAVYVDDVKQGVTDASGILKITKVKDGNVNIRVTHEGYTEFNTVVALESGAERTIAARLEKLGGTTKTSTPNDKEIDYNGAMVLIPAGEFAMGDNNYNQDEKPVHTVDVPAFYIDKFEVTNAQYKKFCEETGRPTPTITAYHSDYFNQNPNAPVIGVSYSDALAYANWAGKRLPTEVEWEKAASWDEATKKKRAFPWGEASDTARANFGQKMRTPAPVGQFSNGASAYGVMDMAGNASEWVDSFYQAYQGNTSQNADFGTTYRVARGGSFRSPGAEVRTTHREKVLPDTKEGIDPQTGKNSYTAYGFRCAVSASDPKLQERLSKK; the protein is encoded by the coding sequence ATGTCGAGAATAGACAAATATTTAATCATTGAAGAAATCGGACGTGGCGGGATGGGTGCGGTTTATAAAGCCTTACATCCGCAATTTAAAAAACTCATCGCCATCAAAGAAGTCCGCGCCGATTTAGCCAATGACCCGGAAATCCGCCGTCGTTTCGAGCAGGAGATTGAACTGCTCGCGCAACTGCCGACCCATCCGAATATTGTTACCGTCCGTGATGCGCTGGTTTGGGAAAGTAAACTTTATATCATCATGGATTACATCGAAGGGCGCACGCTCGGCGACGTCATCAAAGAAGGCGCGGTGACCGCAGACCGCGCCGCAACCCTGCTTGAACAGATTCTTTCAGGGCTTGAAGCCATCCATTCACGCGGCATTGTGCATCGCGATTTGAAAAGCGGCAATATCCTGCTTGATAAAGAAGGCAATGCTTACATCACTGATTTCGGAATTGCCGAATATGCGCATCGGCAATCGAGCGGCGCGGTCATGGCAACGCCGCGTTATGCCGCGCCCGAACTGCTTGACCCCAGCCTCAAAGGCACCGACCAGCAGATTGATATTTATGCAACCGGCATGCTCGCTTATGAAATGATACTCGGCGAGCAGGGGTTTCGCCGGGCGTTTCCCGAAGTCTATGACGGCAACAAAGGCAATGAAGCAGAGAAGTGGTTGCGCTGGCATAAAAATCGTGCCCTTTCTGCAAGAAACCTCTCGGACATCAATCCCGCAATCCCTTATCCGTTGGCAAGAATTGTGGCGCGAATGATGACCAAGGACGTCAATCATCGCTACAAAGATGCCAGTGAAATTCGCAGAGATTTAAACAATTTTCTTGCTAAAAGGGCGACACAGGTTTTGCCTAAGGAAGGGATGCAAAATGCCTTTGTGCCGGACACCCAATACACCATTCCGATTTCGGTATCGGGAATTTCCAACTCAACTGCGCCCAACGTTCAGGAACCGCAAACCCCCAATTCATTTATCCCGAATACCTCTGTGACGCCGGGGCTACAGACTTCGCCAACTCCTGATGTGGCGATAACCGGCGTGACACCCACGAAAAATTATTTATGGTTGGGGATTGCGGCGGGCAGCGGCTTGGCGCTGATTGCGCTGCTGGTTGGCGTGTATCTCATCTTCTTTGCGGGTTCAACGACGCTCATTATTCAGAATGCGCCGCCTGAAAGCGCGGTTTATGTCGATGATGTCAAGCAAGGCGTAACCGATGCCAGCGGCATTTTGAAAATTACCAAAGTGAAAGATGGCAATGTGAATATCCGTGTCACCCACGAAGGCTACACGGAGTTCAATACCGTGGTTGCCTTGGAAAGCGGCGCGGAGCGAACCATTGCCGCGCGCCTTGAAAAACTCGGCGGAACCACCAAAACCTCAACTCCCAATGACAAAGAGATTGATTATAACGGCGCGATGGTCTTAATTCCCGCGGGTGAATTTGCAATGGGCGATAACAATTACAATCAAGATGAAAAGCCTGTGCATACGGTCGATGTGCCGGCATTCTACATTGATAAATTTGAAGTCACCAATGCCCAGTATAAAAAATTCTGCGAAGAAACCGGGCGACCAACGCCGACCATAACGGCATACCATAGCGATTATTTTAATCAGAATCCCAATGCGCCGGTCATTGGCGTGAGTTATTCGGATGCCCTCGCTTATGCGAACTGGGCAGGGAAACGTTTGCCTACGGAAGTTGAATGGGAAAAGGCTGCATCGTGGGATGAGGCGACAAAAAAGAAACGCGCTTTTCCGTGGGGCGAGGCATCGGATACCGCCCGCGCCAATTTCGGGCAGAAGATGCGCACTCCAGCGCCCGTCGGGCAGTTCTCAAATGGCGCAAGCGCCTATGGGGTGATGGATATGGCGGGCAATGCCAGTGAATGGGTCGATAGCTTTTATCAGGCTTACCAGGGGAATACCTCGCAAAATGCCGATTTTGGCACCACCTATCGGGTGGCGCGCGGCGGCAGTTTTCGTTCTCCGGGGGCAGAGGTGCGCACCACCCATAGAGAAAAAGTTTTACCTGATACCAAAGAGGGCATCGACCCGCAGACCGGAAAAAATAGTTATACGGCATATGGCTTTCGTTGCGCGGTTTCCGCCAGCGACCCTAAACTGCAAGAGCGTCTATCGAAAAAATAG
- a CDS encoding trypsin-like peptidase domain-containing protein, with translation MKRLSKIQCASAFLFAPLVVAGVVCATHTNLSKVGQKKSPVSAETRVLARQAALAVGLISVRNTNEVTAPKPRGSAVIVNSNGLVATNYHVIRQDNFDRLFDELFITLSTGDFASASAKRYRLRTVSVNKIQDLALLKIVADGAGKPLASNAIFPSLPMGDSNKVKLLDDIIIIGFPEKGGTTITINAGMVEGLDNLESWIKTDARLIHGNSGGAAINSEGKLIGIPTKVLADSRKVDKDGDGFPDEVTSLGSVGFLRPANLLARMIEQLSNSDRAMAKNIPSGSGSQSTQSPPAPKPNATPKVTMRPPPSMTEPATGQSSGELIVRGTMRATNNGSPVAGARVGIVPLGASTITPENLLTWCSTDANGAFIMNKSLPAGRYTLKARALGYEPYSKDIEISASNNRFIIELRKAQ, from the coding sequence ATGAAGCGACTATCGAAAATTCAATGCGCATCGGCGTTCCTATTTGCGCCGCTGGTGGTGGCGGGCGTGGTTTGCGCAACCCACACAAATTTATCCAAAGTCGGACAGAAAAAATCGCCGGTTTCGGCAGAAACCCGCGTCCTTGCCCGACAAGCGGCGCTGGCGGTCGGCTTAATTTCGGTTCGCAATACCAATGAAGTCACCGCGCCGAAGCCGCGAGGCTCTGCGGTCATCGTCAACAGCAATGGATTGGTGGCGACCAATTATCACGTCATCAGGCAGGACAATTTCGACAGGCTATTTGATGAGCTATTCATCACCTTGTCAACCGGCGATTTTGCCAGCGCCTCCGCGAAACGCTATCGCCTGAGAACGGTTTCCGTCAATAAAATCCAGGACCTTGCATTACTAAAAATTGTCGCAGATGGCGCAGGCAAACCGCTCGCCTCAAACGCTATCTTTCCGTCCCTGCCGATGGGCGATTCCAACAAAGTCAAATTGCTCGACGATATCATCATCATCGGCTTTCCCGAAAAAGGCGGCACCACGATAACGATTAATGCCGGCATGGTCGAGGGTCTCGATAACCTTGAAAGCTGGATAAAGACCGATGCGCGATTGATTCATGGCAACAGCGGTGGTGCGGCAATCAACAGCGAAGGCAAATTGATTGGCATCCCTACGAAAGTGCTGGCGGATTCGCGCAAAGTGGATAAAGACGGCGATGGCTTTCCCGATGAAGTGACTTCGCTCGGCTCGGTCGGTTTTTTGCGACCCGCGAATCTTTTGGCGCGAATGATTGAACAACTGAGCAACAGCGACCGCGCGATGGCAAAAAATATTCCTTCAGGCAGCGGTAGCCAATCCACGCAAAGCCCACCTGCGCCTAAACCGAATGCGACGCCGAAAGTGACGATGCGACCGCCTCCTTCAATGACGGAACCGGCGACGGGTCAATCAAGCGGTGAGTTGATCGTTCGCGGAACCATGCGGGCAACCAATAATGGTTCGCCGGTTGCCGGAGCGCGCGTGGGGATTGTGCCGCTTGGCGCGTCAACCATTACACCGGAAAATTTATTGACCTGGTGCAGCACCGACGCCAACGGCGCTTTCATTATGAATAAGTCGCTGCCCGCCGGTCGCTATACCTTAAAAGCCCGCGCCCTGGGTTATGAACCTTACTCGAAAGATATTGAAATCAGCGCAAGCAACAATCGCTTTATTATTGAACTCAGAAAGGCGCAATGA